From the Leptospira biflexa serovar Patoc strain 'Patoc 1 (Paris)' genome, one window contains:
- a CDS encoding NUDIX hydrolase, protein MIDFLLKSKSMRVRVAALIQDPKGKILLVQQQKKQSGYWLLPGGGIEFGESGEEALKRELKEELSLEVSHSEFLLLNESIDPNQKRHLIQIVFLTKVKELLPVLNAKEKAISGFGYFTPKEILEMDLRPDIKHYFRAKSTNKPRYISSPWVNEP, encoded by the coding sequence ATGATCGATTTTTTATTAAAATCAAAATCTATGCGAGTCCGAGTGGCCGCTCTCATCCAAGATCCCAAGGGAAAAATTTTACTCGTCCAACAACAGAAAAAACAATCTGGGTATTGGTTACTTCCAGGTGGTGGGATCGAATTTGGTGAATCAGGCGAAGAGGCACTCAAACGAGAACTAAAAGAAGAATTGTCTCTAGAAGTGAGTCACTCTGAATTTTTATTATTAAACGAATCCATTGATCCAAACCAAAAAAGGCATTTGATCCAAATTGTATTTTTAACCAAGGTAAAAGAATTATTGCCAGTTCTGAATGCGAAAGAAAAAGCAATCTCCGGTTTTGGTTATTTTACACCCAAAGAGATTTTGGAGATGGATCTAAGGCCTGACATAAAACATTACTTTCGGGCTAAAAGCACAAATAAACCTCGATATATTTCAAGCCCATGGGTGAATGAACCATGA
- the rnc gene encoding ribonuclease III: MSHSIRIKLTPERITSLQELQSITDTSFKDISLLHLAFVHRSFANEDSDRYLSDNERLEFLGDSVLGILAAEYLYKSLPKGKEGILAKLKSKMVSAPAIAKLARFYRFPDFLLLGKGEKEKGEANLNLQADCFEAFLGALYLDQGLNSCRIFLTPHFQTMEKGVESAEETKDYKTILQEYCQKKWKKLPEYILLKEEGPDHDKDFSVSVSCENYFQSNGDGKNKRRAEQMAAKAALRILKLL, translated from the coding sequence TTGTCCCACTCCATTCGCATCAAACTCACTCCCGAAAGAATCACCTCTCTCCAAGAACTACAATCCATCACAGATACAAGTTTTAAGGATATTTCTCTCCTCCACCTAGCTTTTGTTCATAGGTCCTTTGCCAATGAGGATTCGGATCGTTATCTTTCTGATAATGAACGATTGGAATTTTTAGGAGACTCCGTCCTTGGCATATTGGCCGCAGAATACCTTTACAAATCGCTCCCTAAGGGCAAGGAAGGGATCCTTGCGAAACTCAAGAGCAAAATGGTCTCAGCACCCGCCATTGCCAAACTGGCACGTTTCTATCGATTCCCTGATTTTTTACTTTTGGGAAAAGGAGAAAAAGAAAAGGGGGAAGCCAATTTGAACTTACAGGCTGATTGTTTTGAAGCTTTTCTTGGTGCCTTGTATCTCGACCAAGGGCTAAACAGTTGTCGGATATTTCTCACACCCCATTTCCAAACCATGGAGAAAGGTGTAGAATCGGCGGAAGAGACAAAAGATTATAAAACCATTTTGCAGGAATATTGCCAAAAAAAATGGAAAAAATTGCCTGAATATATTCTCTTGAAAGAAGAGGGACCAGACCACGACAAAGATTTTTCTGTATCCGTTTCTTGTGAAAATTACTTTCAATCGAATGGCGATGGGAAAAATAAACGGAGAGCAGAACAAATGGCTGCGAAAGCTGCCCTTCGAATTTTGAAATTATTATGA
- the acpP gene encoding acyl carrier protein has translation MADFEKIKSIIVEQLGVDESEVTPEAHFINDLGADSLDTVELVMALEEEFGVEISDEDAEKIQTVGDVIKFIDKLKG, from the coding sequence ATGGCAGATTTCGAAAAAATAAAGTCAATCATCGTAGAACAACTTGGTGTTGATGAATCAGAAGTAACACCTGAAGCTCACTTCATCAATGATCTTGGTGCTGACTCTCTTGATACAGTTGAACTAGTTATGGCTCTTGAAGAAGAGTTTGGTGTGGAAATTTCTGATGAAGACGCAGAAAAAATCCAAACCGTAGGCGATGTAATTAAATTCATCGATAAACTTAAGGGGTAA
- a CDS encoding sulfurtransferase, with the protein MIQKWIQTLTAFLLLSFSVSCVEKKEDKNTLLAALLYLAANQIKVNSATDLVNESADDYNQNNWGLITPQTLARFVTNWPANKPSHITGNLIILQTDDANRVAGGAASAYVAENPGQGVYVYLLDDYKPADLPSGGFRFNQTRDTGLFTNSVRYQANGQFVDDWLKTFGINLSKDLVVFAVGTGNGISGGAYPGKAVGAGAVQDITRGVYWLRYWGAEIKNLAILNGNLNKKATGAGIPLSTSRSGINLERNGGFSVKQLRVDNTVLTLGLEDIYEIAKTGGNANLSGLTAKQQIIDARPATQYDGSADGLNVPRNLLVANPASQAYITTSYQSSGAPSASAGNQTFVPFEGSIKSSKTFPWSDLLKDNADGYEYLDKAALKTLFNTTRAVYTPGATIVSQCRTNFEAQVNGFASLNILGYPTVYYDGSLVEWTALVAGHGTSSINQIPTDFKWRTDNTSVSNFLWYNNATHVVRPNVNLTATTTKKFIQEDKAYKY; encoded by the coding sequence ATGATTCAAAAATGGATCCAAACACTGACTGCTTTCCTCCTACTTTCCTTCTCGGTTTCCTGTGTCGAAAAGAAAGAAGACAAAAACACTTTACTAGCCGCTCTGCTTTACTTGGCCGCAAACCAAATCAAAGTCAATTCTGCCACTGATCTGGTGAACGAATCGGCCGATGATTACAACCAGAACAATTGGGGACTCATCACCCCGCAGACCTTGGCTCGATTTGTCACAAATTGGCCCGCAAACAAACCAAGTCATATCACAGGAAACCTCATCATCTTACAAACGGATGATGCGAATCGTGTTGCTGGCGGGGCTGCTTCCGCATACGTAGCAGAAAATCCTGGTCAAGGTGTCTATGTATACTTACTTGACGATTATAAACCGGCAGATTTACCAAGTGGTGGTTTTCGATTCAACCAAACAAGAGATACCGGCTTATTTACAAACTCTGTCCGTTATCAAGCAAATGGTCAGTTTGTGGATGATTGGCTAAAAACCTTTGGAATTAATCTCTCAAAAGACTTAGTTGTATTTGCGGTAGGTACTGGAAATGGAATTTCTGGTGGTGCCTATCCTGGCAAAGCTGTAGGGGCCGGTGCTGTCCAAGATATCACTCGTGGCGTTTATTGGTTACGTTATTGGGGGGCTGAAATCAAAAACCTCGCGATACTCAATGGGAACCTAAACAAAAAAGCAACTGGTGCTGGAATCCCACTTTCGACAAGTCGTTCCGGTATCAACTTAGAACGAAACGGTGGATTCTCCGTAAAACAACTGCGAGTCGATAATACGGTTCTTACCTTGGGCCTTGAGGATATATATGAGATTGCAAAAACTGGAGGAAATGCAAATCTCTCTGGTCTCACTGCTAAACAACAAATTATCGATGCAAGACCAGCGACTCAATATGATGGATCAGCAGATGGATTGAATGTGCCGAGAAATTTACTTGTTGCGAATCCTGCGAGCCAAGCTTATATCACAACTTCCTACCAATCGTCCGGTGCACCTTCCGCATCAGCAGGGAACCAAACTTTTGTGCCTTTCGAAGGAAGTATCAAATCCTCAAAAACATTTCCTTGGTCTGATCTACTAAAAGATAATGCAGATGGATATGAATATCTGGATAAAGCTGCACTTAAAACACTGTTTAATACAACAAGAGCTGTTTACACGCCGGGAGCTACAATAGTTAGTCAATGCCGAACCAATTTCGAAGCACAAGTCAATGGATTTGCCTCTTTGAATATTCTCGGATACCCAACAGTGTATTATGATGGTTCTCTTGTGGAATGGACAGCACTTGTCGCAGGACATGGAACATCATCCATCAACCAAATACCAACCGATTTTAAATGGAGAACTGATAACACGAGTGTATCAAACTTCCTATGGTATAACAACGCTACACATGTTGTACGTCCCAATGTCAATCTAACGGCAACCACCACAAAAAAATTCATTCAAGAAGATAAGGCTTATAAGTACTAA
- a CDS encoding DUF1538 domain-containing protein, whose amino-acid sequence MARNEKEESIHIGFKEAFTLILPYFRKKLWEQTKSVVWVVSYLVLFQLIVLRIPIKEAGIISFGIFAVIMGLTFFMEGLYLGIMPLGETIGLRLPQKVNLLMIMVFCLFVGIVATLAEPAISVLKQSGSAVNPWDAPLLFHLLNEGADVLFLSIAIGVGFSIVFGIIRIIYGISLSKFLIPSLIILILITVYSFNNDNLRLISGLAWDSGVVATGSLTVPLIVALGLGVSKASRTSDTTTGFGVVTLASLFPILSVFVVGLYFAPKLPQPMPKDKFFSSGITLEQSKLMFGEKNPETLFGMSEKEHNSQLSIHNKLVKIMEGILESFSGSLQAIIPLAGCLILFLYIVLRESLPFTDELYLGILFVFLGLAIFNFGIFFGLSKLGSQVGNKLPSSFRSIELTDSTKEIRNFNPKIVFTATDENGNTEDFFYLKDKKSFSQIPFREKNYDSESEIYSYVPIHGPLFGKEDNLLGYFVALLFAFLLGYSATLAEPALSALANSVEEVTVGTVKKMVLIQAVGIGVGLGTLLGILKIFLEIPLLYILLPSYIFLVFLTLLSKPEFIDIAWDSAGVTTGPITVPLIIVLGLGIGNQLNIVDGFGILSSAAIFPVLTVLVMGLWMERSRRQSLSNIEAEEK is encoded by the coding sequence ATGGCAAGGAACGAAAAAGAAGAGTCCATTCATATAGGATTTAAAGAAGCATTTACGCTCATACTTCCCTACTTTCGAAAAAAACTTTGGGAACAAACAAAATCAGTCGTTTGGGTTGTTTCTTACTTAGTATTATTTCAACTCATTGTACTCAGAATCCCAATCAAAGAAGCAGGAATCATTTCATTCGGAATTTTTGCCGTCATCATGGGCCTAACTTTTTTTATGGAAGGTTTGTATTTAGGCATCATGCCACTGGGTGAAACAATCGGGTTACGACTTCCGCAAAAAGTAAACTTACTAATGATTATGGTTTTCTGTTTGTTTGTAGGAATTGTCGCAACACTCGCAGAACCTGCCATTTCTGTATTAAAACAAAGTGGTTCCGCAGTGAATCCTTGGGATGCCCCCTTATTATTTCATTTATTAAATGAAGGTGCGGATGTACTTTTTCTTAGCATCGCTATCGGTGTTGGATTCTCTATCGTTTTTGGAATCATCCGAATCATTTACGGAATTTCTTTATCAAAGTTTTTGATACCAAGCCTTATCATTCTAATTTTAATCACGGTATATTCCTTCAACAACGACAACTTAAGGTTGATTTCTGGACTTGCCTGGGATTCAGGAGTGGTGGCCACTGGCTCTCTTACCGTCCCCTTAATTGTGGCATTAGGACTTGGTGTATCGAAAGCATCACGCACAAGTGATACAACGACGGGTTTTGGTGTGGTGACACTGGCATCTCTATTTCCTATCTTAAGTGTATTTGTTGTTGGCCTTTACTTTGCACCAAAGTTACCCCAACCAATGCCAAAAGATAAATTTTTTAGTTCAGGGATCACTCTGGAACAATCCAAACTGATGTTTGGTGAAAAAAATCCAGAAACTCTATTTGGAATGAGTGAAAAAGAACATAATTCTCAACTATCCATTCATAACAAATTAGTAAAAATAATGGAAGGAATTTTAGAAAGTTTTTCCGGTTCCCTCCAAGCCATCATTCCCTTAGCAGGATGTTTGATCCTTTTTTTATATATTGTATTAAGAGAAAGTTTGCCATTCACAGATGAACTGTATCTGGGAATTTTATTTGTCTTTTTGGGGTTAGCCATTTTTAACTTTGGAATCTTTTTTGGACTTAGTAAACTAGGAAGTCAGGTGGGAAACAAACTTCCGTCTTCATTTCGTTCCATCGAACTCACCGATTCTACAAAAGAGATCAGAAATTTTAATCCCAAAATTGTTTTCACTGCCACAGATGAAAATGGAAATACAGAGGATTTCTTTTATTTAAAAGATAAAAAGTCATTTTCACAAATCCCCTTCAGAGAAAAAAACTATGATTCTGAATCAGAAATTTATAGTTATGTGCCAATTCATGGTCCACTTTTTGGAAAAGAAGATAACCTTTTAGGATATTTTGTTGCACTTCTATTTGCTTTTTTATTAGGATATAGCGCCACACTCGCAGAACCAGCGCTAAGCGCACTCGCAAATAGTGTGGAAGAAGTGACTGTGGGGACCGTGAAAAAGATGGTTCTCATCCAAGCGGTAGGGATTGGAGTTGGACTCGGAACCTTACTGGGAATCTTAAAAATATTTTTAGAGATTCCACTTTTATACATCCTTCTACCTTCTTATATTTTTCTCGTGTTCCTTACTTTACTCAGTAAACCCGAATTCATTGACATAGCTTGGGATAGTGCGGGTGTAACAACAGGCCCCATTACCGTTCCTCTAATCATTGTTCTTGGACTTGGAATTGGAAACCAATTGAATATCGTAGATGGATTTGGAATTCTTTCTTCCGCTGCCATCTTCCCAGTACTCACAGTACTCGTTATGGGATTGTGGATGGAAAGATCTCGAAGACAATCATTATCAAATATTGAGGCAGAAGAAAAATGA
- the fabG gene encoding 3-oxoacyl-ACP reductase FabG encodes MISLTGKTAIVTGGARGIGKATCLKLASLGANIVVADMNPEATNATAEELKSKGYKAIAVVANVSVEEDAQKLIDTAKKEFGSVDILVNNAGITRDTLLMRMKKEQWDAVIAVNLTGTYLCTQAAIKVMMKQENGGSIINLSSISGENGNIGQTNYSASKAGVIGFTKAVALEMASRKVRCNAIAPGFIATEMTEAIPENIRHGMVQAIPLKRAGLPEDIANGIAFLASDASSFITGHILDINGGGFLPGGGH; translated from the coding sequence ATGATCAGTTTAACAGGGAAAACGGCCATCGTTACCGGTGGTGCAAGAGGAATTGGAAAGGCAACTTGTTTGAAACTTGCTTCTCTTGGCGCAAACATTGTCGTAGCGGACATGAACCCAGAAGCAACCAATGCAACTGCGGAAGAACTAAAGTCCAAGGGTTACAAAGCAATCGCCGTTGTTGCCAACGTATCCGTGGAAGAAGATGCTCAAAAACTCATCGATACAGCAAAAAAAGAATTTGGATCTGTTGATATTCTTGTGAATAACGCAGGGATCACTCGTGACACTCTCCTCATGAGAATGAAAAAAGAGCAGTGGGATGCAGTGATTGCCGTGAACCTAACAGGAACCTACCTTTGCACGCAAGCGGCAATCAAAGTGATGATGAAACAAGAAAACGGTGGATCCATCATTAACTTGTCTTCTATCTCTGGTGAAAATGGTAATATCGGCCAAACAAACTACTCTGCTTCTAAAGCAGGTGTGATTGGTTTTACTAAAGCGGTAGCTCTTGAAATGGCTTCTAGAAAAGTTCGTTGTAATGCGATCGCTCCTGGTTTTATCGCAACTGAAATGACAGAAGCAATCCCAGAGAATATTAGACACGGTATGGTCCAAGCCATTCCATTAAAACGCGCAGGTCTTCCTGAAGACATCGCAAACGGAATCGCATTCCTTGCGTCTGATGCATCTTCTTTTATCACAGGACATATCCTTGATATCAATGGCGGTGGATTTTTACCAGGTGGCGGCCATTAA
- the plsX gene encoding phosphate acyltransferase PlsX, protein MWVAVDAMSGDYGPEGIVEGAVLAVREFGLSVSLVGDEQELLDILLKFDYDTEKIRVIHSTEIIGMNDSPSIAVRAMEDSSVVKAVRLVADKECIGVFSPGNTGATMAAALLHLGRLPGVLRPPIAAPIPREEGPPVILLDAGANVDCKPEYLAQFAIMGEIYSRELFGVKNPKVGILSNGEEDKKGNTVSVKTFDLLKKIPFNFVGNVEGRDLYGSGRDVDVVVCDGFIGNIVLKATEGLAKSIFNVLRNSIRQSSLAQTGALLLKSTFTAVKKRLDYAEYGGALLLGVEGICMIGHGSSNALAVKNAVRVISECAKHQINERIRERLGEYKTILGDSN, encoded by the coding sequence GATGAGCGGAGATTACGGCCCTGAAGGTATCGTCGAGGGCGCGGTGCTGGCAGTACGAGAATTCGGACTGTCTGTTTCGCTCGTTGGCGATGAACAAGAGTTACTTGATATCCTGTTAAAATTCGATTATGACACAGAAAAGATCCGTGTCATACATTCTACCGAGATCATCGGGATGAATGATTCTCCTTCCATAGCAGTCCGCGCTATGGAGGATTCTTCCGTAGTCAAAGCAGTTCGTTTGGTAGCAGACAAAGAATGTATCGGTGTGTTTTCTCCGGGAAACACTGGCGCTACTATGGCCGCCGCATTGTTACATCTTGGCCGCCTACCAGGAGTTTTACGACCTCCAATTGCTGCCCCGATTCCAAGAGAAGAGGGACCACCTGTAATCTTGTTAGATGCTGGTGCCAATGTTGACTGCAAACCCGAATACTTAGCACAGTTTGCCATTATGGGTGAAATCTATTCACGTGAACTTTTTGGTGTCAAAAATCCAAAGGTAGGCATTCTTTCCAATGGAGAAGAAGACAAAAAAGGCAATACAGTCTCTGTCAAAACCTTTGATCTCTTAAAAAAAATCCCCTTTAACTTTGTAGGAAATGTGGAAGGCCGCGATTTATACGGCAGTGGCCGAGATGTGGACGTTGTCGTTTGTGATGGTTTTATTGGAAACATTGTCTTAAAAGCCACAGAAGGCCTAGCCAAATCTATTTTTAATGTCTTACGAAATTCCATCAGACAATCCAGTCTTGCCCAAACAGGTGCTCTTCTCCTCAAATCAACCTTCACTGCTGTTAAAAAACGATTAGATTATGCTGAATACGGTGGAGCATTATTACTCGGTGTCGAAGGGATTTGTATGATCGGACATGGATCTTCCAATGCATTGGCAGTTAAAAATGCTGTCCGAGTGATTTCAGAATGTGCCAAACACCAAATCAACGAAAGAATACGAGAAAGACTTGGAGAATACAAAACGATTCTTGGAGATTCAAACTGA